The genomic region GAACACAGCAGGCAGATTTACCAATTTAAAATGTAAGTCTGATtatgtcattcctctgctcagtAGCCATCAGTTGTTTCCCAATTCACTCAGAGTAAAACCAAATTCATCATAGTACTCTATAGACCCAGCATGATTTAGACTCCCACCTTTcctttctgacctcatctctcaTACTGCCCTCTTGCTTTCTCTGCTCTGTCACTTTAGCATCCTTGTCATTCTTCTAGTAAATCAAGCATGCTCCCACTTCAGGGCCTTGGCACTTATGGTTACTCTGCCTGAGATGATTTAGCCCATAATACCTCCTCAGCctgctccctctcttctttcaggTCTCTGTTCAGATTTCAGTGACGTCTTCCCTGACTGCCCTGTACAATACAGGACCCTCTCATCCTTTCTAAACCCTTGCcctacttcatttttctccatagcacatTCCACCATCTAAGTTCTATGTTTACTTACATGTTGTTTTTCACTTTCCAACTAGATTATCAGCTCCATAAAGGCAGGGACTTTATTTTATTCGTTGCTGTATCCCTAGCACTTagcaagtgcctggcacacaggaggcactcaGTATTTATTGACTGAGTTAATACATTGATTGAACCTTTTTGGAAAGCAACGAAAACATGGtttaaaagcctttttttttttaaagtaagagagTGATTAACTTCTATCCACTTGATGATGAGAGAGTGTATATGGCAGGTTCTGAGAGAATGGGATCAAGAGCAGTAATGaaggttgtttttttctctcttggtaAGAAAAGAGAAGTTGATGGGAGAATAATTTCAAAGTTTAGAGGAAGTAGTAGAATCAAGAACAAGCACTATGTgttgacagttttttaaaagactagGTTGATGGAAGCAGAAGGTCGGTGCAGGGCAGTAGCAGAAAATAACATTATAAGTGGATGGGAACAGATGTTGAAAGTCTTGAAAATGAGTCAAAGGAGGTAGGCCTGCCATGATGCATGATGGAGATCAGTGGTGTGAATTCTTGAACTGTGGGAGATGAGAAAGCTGTCTAAATCTAAGCTTGTTAGTGTCACGTAAGGTGGCAAGGAGGGTGGAATCAGAAATACCAACTGGGAGACGGTTGTAACAAGACAGAGCTGAGGTAATACTACTCTGGGTGGTAAGGAGTGTAGGGTGTGCTGAAACCAAGACTTGAATCAAAGGTCAACAATCAGTGATGTGGTACAAAACAAGGCTTGGTGATAACTGCATAGGGGatgcaaaggaagaggaaataaaaggttCTCTCAGTAGTAAgaaatcatattttctttcaattattttcttttttcattacagCTTTCTCCATCATTCTCAGAAAAATGGATCATTTACATCTTTGGAGGACTCGATTATCACAATACTTCTATACTACCAACTAAGATTTATGACAGCAAATTTTTGCATCATAGAACTGCTGAAGAACAAAAAGAGgatattcttttataaaaataatcctATAGTATCATGATATtactaaataaaactaaaaaagcacaattattaaattattagacTTGCTAATACAAGCACACATGTGCAACAGCTACTGTATCCTGACAGTTAACAAACCTCAAATTTAGATGGTTTCCATTTGTGGGAAAGGTCATTATATTCGTAAGAAACCACTGAATGTTGCCATCAAATATATTTGCAGCTGAGTGTCATTTAGGAGAATTTACTTGAAACAAGTTGTAGAAAATTTCAAGTCCCACCACTAAGTGGATTTGATATTATGGCAGCAACTTACAGACTTGTGGTTAGTACTGTGAACCACTACAGCAGCGTGGTGATAGATCGGCGTTTTGAGCAAGCTATACATTATTGCACTGGAACCTGCCACACCTTCACACATGGAGTTGACTGCATTGTGGTACATCATAGTGTTTGTGCAGACCTCTTGCATATCCCTTTGTCTCAGTTCAAAGATGTAGATCTGGACTCTATGTTTCTACCCCATGAAAATGGCTTTTCCCCAGCTGAAGGTGACTATCCTCATCAGGCCCTCACAGGCATACCCAGGGTCAAGAAAGGATCTGCATTTCAGAACACTTGTAATTTAAAGGACATTGCAGGAGAAGCAATCAGTTTTGCCagtgggaaaataaaagaattttcccTCGAAAAACTGAAAAACTCTAATCATGCAGCTtataaaaagggaaggaaagttaAGTCTGACTCATTTAATAGAAGATCAGTTGATTTTGACTTGCTTTGTGGCCATTATAACAGTGATGGGAACTCCCCATCCTTTGGTTTACTCCGGAGTTCCTCAGTTGAGGAAAAATCTTTGTCCCGTAGAAACTCACTTGATACGAACCTGACTTCAATGATGCTTCACAACTTCTCTGAAGAAGACCTAGTTACTCAGAttttggaaaaacataaaatagataACTTTTCTTCTGGAACAGACATAAAGATGTGCTTGGACATCTTGCTAAAATGCTCTGAGGATTTGAAAAAATGCACAGACATCATAAAACAATGCATAAAGAAAAAGTCAGGGAGTGGCATCAATGAAGGAAATGGTAACAGTGCAGTTTCTAGCTCTGAAACTGTCTATATGAATGTAATGACCAGGTTAGCATCCTATCTGAAAAAGCTACCGTTTGAACTCATGCAGTCTGGGAATAATGAGACTATAGATTTAACAGAACTGGTCAGTAGTATGCCTAGTTTACAGCTGACTCCCTTCTCCCCAATATTTGGCACTGAACAGCCCCCTAAATATGAAGATGTTGTCCAGCTCTCAGCCCCTGACTCTGCACAGTTTCAAACTATAGAATTGCAAGATGACAAGTGCAGTTCTAGGAAAACAGACACTGTGAAATCCATTCCAAACAAGTCTACAGATTCCTTATATAACTTAGAGATAAATGATCCCAGAACTTTAAAAGATGTCCAGCTTCAGTCACAGTCATTAACTGTGAACGCTTTAGAAAATGTTCCTTCTGGTGACTTAATGGAAACCCTTTATATTGAAGAAGAGTCAGATGGAAAGAAAGCATTAGATAAAGGACAAAGGACAGACAATGGACCCAGTCAAGAGTTGTTAAAGGTAAAAGAAGACAGAGCAGAATTTTCAGACCATGGCAGTCATCTTAAAAAATGCCCTGCCTCAATGCAAAATGAAATTAGTAAGATATTTGAGATACCAGTTAATCTACCTGAGGAAGATCTTAAATCAAAAGTTCCTAAAGTTGATGAGGGAGACCACAGAGATTTTATGAATCCTAACAGTCAGGAAGAGATAGATAAATTGTTAATGGATTTGGAATCTTTTTCACAGAAAATGGAGACCTCACTAAGGGAGCCACTTGCCAAAGGTAAAAGCTCTAACTCTCTGAATAGTCATAGTCAGTTGACTGCTCAGCTCCCTGTAGATCTTGAGCCTAAAGTTTCTGCACCCATGGAAAAAGTCTCACCTTCCTGTCTAACAAGGATTATTGAAACCAATggacacaaaatagaggaagaggatCGAGCCCTCTTACTGCGAATTCTAGAAAGCATTGAAGACTTTGCTCAAGAACTAGTTGAATGCAAAACAGGCAGAGGGAGCCTatcacaagaaaaggaaatgatgcAAATTCTGCAGGAAACCTTGACAACTTCCTCCCAAGCCAATTTATCAGTCTGTAGAAGTTCTGTTGGTGATAAAGCCAAAGATACTGCTTCAGTGGTTTTGATTCAGCAGACCCCAGAGGTGATCAAGGTAAGACCCAAAAATCTTAGTCCTCAGAAGTGTCCAAAGAAGTGTTTTAATGTTTgcaaaattgataaataaaactatttttgttaGCCGTTTTATGTTCTGCTAAAGCTCCTGCCCTACGCTAGGCATGGTCTCACTCAGTTTAGtgaaaaaactaaaaagcaaaggctTTAGAATTAAGCAGACTGGTTTCAACTGCCCTACCCACACCCATCATCTTCTCCCTAGCTCTGTGACCAAAGGAAAGTTACTTAGCCTTGATATCCTCCTCTATATAATGGAAGTAATGAGGATCAAGATAACTTATGTGAAGTACAAGCAAGGTGCCTTACACTAAGTAGGCGTTTAACGTTAGTCCTCGTCCTCCCCCGTCAACCAGTAAATGAGCATTACTGCATGCCCGTGTAGACTGTAAGGTCCGGTGTggggaacaaaagaagaaatgattcTTAAAGAGCTTAAAATCTAGTTGGGGAAACAAAACGAACATATTGGTAACAGTACATGAACTGTAGGCACTTCTCTGAAAGTATTGTTAGTGTAATAGGTCTTCAAAAAAGGTAAAGACTAGGGTATATAAGATTTGCTTCTTCATGCAAATGAGAATAAGTATCAGTCTAGAGTCATGAGATAGAAGTATTTTCAAAAGTCTTTGAATCTACCCTGCTACTGATAGCATTGCTTTTGGATAATCTTAGAAAGGCAGTTAtctgcacacgtgtgtgtgtgtgtatgtattagcACAACAGTattatttcttgttcattttaCATGTTCCAACATGGGTTGGCAAAGAGGCTCTGCTCCACCttactcagggacccaggctgatggATGCTCCATGTTCCTACAGCTGCCCCATTGCCCCATTTGGAATATGTGGCTTATGTGTTCACTGAGGAAAGGATAGTGCTTTTAATTGCCTTGTCCCTTCTGCTCACAGTCCGGTGATTCCAACCCAAAGGCTAAGAAACATAGGGAAGCACATAGAGTATTtggtgagggaaaaaaaagaatatttggtgAGTACTCTCTCTACCACATGAATGTAGCATACATGTCAACATGTATGAATTTAGACATAAAGCCGAATCAACAAAGCAAGTTGTAAAATAATGATATGAATTATTTAGCTATATGTGCATTTGTACAAAAAGTATAAGAAATATATGGATACACCAAATACAATTTTCAGAATAATGACTGATTAATTAAAGAGATGGGCTGAAGAAAGTAGAAATTGTGAACCTGAAAGCAAGAGTTAAGTCCTGTGTAGCACGGTCTCCTGTTTCCCCAGCTGATAGTTTGTGATCAGGTCCCCTGTGATGCTCTCAGTCTAAGTACAGCTACCTGAAAATGCCACGCTCAGCTCTAAATGAGCTTCCCACTTTTTTGACAAGTATGAACTGAAATCAAAATCTTATTAAAAGATTCTCCCATCAGTCTTTTAAATAAGTTCCAATAttatagaatagaataaaatttgaTGAGATTTCCTCTTGATAAAAGTTGAAAAAGTAATTCATGAAAAACTAATTTAgacataatataaaatgtttaattcagGAAGATacttaatgcaaaaaaaaaaccgTTGTTCCTAGCCTCCGTTTGCCTACctacttgttcttttttttttttttaatctttcttttcttcttatgaaATTCTTTAAACCAGGAGTTGGCAAACGTTTTCTATAAAGGgacagatggtaaatattttaggctttgtgggtcacaAGGTCTCTCAtgtagtcttctttgtctttttttttttttaaaaaacaacacttTAATAATGCAAAACCATTCCGAGCTCCAACTCAtaaaaaacaggcagtgggccataTTTGGCCCACAGACTGTCGTTTGTCAACCCCTGTTTTAAACGAATAGGAAAGTATGTTGAATGATAGAAAAAGTCCTCTTGTTATCCACCACTTAGCTTTGTCAAATTTGAACTTTTTGCCGTATTTGCTTCAGgtctttgctttatttattattttcattatcatcatcatcattgtttaaaaaaatcatctcagATATAGTTGAAATCCCTAGGGCTCACCTCCCCAGTATCCTCTCCTCTTTCCAGAAGTAGCCACTGCCCTGAGGTTGGTGTTTAGCTCCTCCTGCAAGTCTCGAGACAGAATTGTTTGTCATGTTTTTATTGTTACATAGACAATGAGCAGAAAGTAGTAGGAAATAAAATTGGAGAGGTTGGTTGGGGCCAACTTATGAACGACCTTGTATGCTATGCTAAAGAGTTTGTTCTAGGAGAGTGGAGAGCTAAAATAGGCTTTTAAGCAGAGTCGTcgcacagtatttttttttccttaagaattgtaatgttttttttaaagaataatacattttaaggcttttatttttttttaaccttttggaCAGTTGAAAATTTACCAATTGCTCAAAacgttttcctttaaaaatttacataatggACCACATAGGAATTGCTTTTATAGGACATTGGTGATCATCCCTGAGAAGAAAGATTGACTTgacaatattatatgtcattaatattttaatatgtatttcaaaGTAATTTCTCAAGACTGAGCAGTATTTCTTGTCCAGATATTTGTTGTCCAGAAATACAAGTCACGCCTGTATTGGGAGAGGAAGTCAAATAGAAAATACTAGGAGGGTATTGAGAGACTGATAAAGAGGATGTTGGTCTAGATCGGGGGTTAGCAACctgtggcccatgggccaaatctgacCTGCCACTTGTGTTTATAAATAGCTTTGTTGGAACatagccacacccattcatttacttaCAGTCTCTGGCTACTTTTGTGCTCCACCTACTAAGTTGAGTAGTTAATAAGAACAGACtttaaaacctaaaatatttactgtgtggcCATTTACAGACAAAGTTTACTGACTCCTAGATATTATTTCACGGTAGAGCAACAAAACAGATTTTTGATAAGGTTAAGTGTGATATTTTGTTAAAGGCATTGGAAATCTAGGAAACATCATTAAATATCAATAGCAAAAACTACCAGTGGTTGATGACAGTCAAACAATGTaccaatagaaatagaaaaataaataagcccaGTTTCAAAATCCTTCATATGAGTTCTAATCATGGTTCTCATCCACataatttttctccctttcctctccagTCACCATCTATCTCtgatttttccacttaaaatagcTTCCTTTTCATCCCATGTCTTAGTCcccattcttttttccttactcTGCATGTCTACTTTCTCACTGTGTTGTCTGTGTCATTGGCTAGCAGATGAATGTCCAGGACATGGTTTTTTCACAAAGCCTATAGGTGACGGGAAGCAACCCTATAGGTTCTGGAATAGCTGAAGTGTGCAGGTAGGCCTGAAAGTAAGTTgaacaggaataagaaaacagCTGGTGGAGGAGGACAAGGGCATGTGGCTGAGGTCTCTAAGGGCTTCTTAATTATTAATGAGTGAATTACTGAGGACATGTTTTGACATGGgagataatataatttttttaaagacagaaactATACTGCTTTAGTAACTCATGTAATAAATGAAAtcttaattctgtgttttattATCACGAGGACATGGTATTACGGTCATTTTTGGTCTGTTTTTAGCCTTATGGGGCAAAATAGCCTGGTAGCTGTTATACACGGGTTAAAATAACAAACCCTAGCCTCCCTtgaaaagtatttctttttcttcattttagtcAAAACAAAGCTAGGAAAAAGTTTCCATTACTGCTTACCTAAGTTGAAATAAtagtgggcagagggagaattcttcagtgaaaaaggaagaatttacggtaaaaaaagaggaagattattttttttaaaaagctgtactGTAACGTTTAAGTCTAGTGAAACCTTACAAATTTCAGCTAATTGAGGGGGAAACCTGTCTGAATTGCTAAAAGgtacaaattaaaattttggtttttaagAAAGAGCTTTATTAATTTCAAGATTAAAGAGTAAAACTATTGTCAAGCTATTGCCAAGTGTGGACTTCAACTGGACCTATTTCAGTAATGTGGTAAAGATCATTTATAGTTAAAAAATGATTGAAGAAGACAACTTAGGTGATACAAACAAGCTTTATTTAATACTTCATGAAGTGGACAGTCTCCTTTTGGAGAACTGCAAAATGGGGCAGAAGGCAAGAAGCTTTTATAGGATGAAGAATAAAGAGCAaggaatagaaaaacagaaaatatctgaTTGGCCAGGGCCACATAGTCGTCACCCTTGTTTGGGGTGAGAACGCCCAGAGTTGGCTTGGCATTTGGGCATTGACTGACTGAATATACTGTGTTTCTGGTCAAGCAGAGTATTTACAGGGACATGAAACTTGTCAGTCTGATGACATGGCACCCCAGGCAGGAGCAGCTCCATCTTGGGCTTAACAGTATATTTCAGTGTAGTCAATACGTTATTGGTATGCAAAATGGAGGTtgctaaaatgtttaaaaatagtttctaagGGCTGGCCTGatcgcatagtggttaagttcatgcgctccacttcagtggcccggggtttgcaggtttggatcccaggtgcagacctacacactgctcaccaagcactgctgtggtggtgtcccacatacaaaatagaggaagattggcacagatgttagctcagggacaatcttcctcaagcaaaaagaggaagattggcaatggatgttagctcagggccaaccttcctcaccaaaaaaaaaaaagtttctaaatgACTTAAGCATTCATAACTCTGCGGTTGTCCTATATAGTGCACAGTAGGAAATAAAGATGAATCAGACATAACAATCCTTTGTGGGCCCACAGTCTAATAGGGAAGATGAGCTATTTACTGTGATGCAAAGTAGAAAGAATCGATTCTATGAGAGAGAAGTGAAGTGCTGCAGGAGCTCGGTAGAGGGAGAGAGACATCCTGGCTTGCGGAAGTCAAGGGAGTTTCTCTGGAGCATTTAGATATGGATGCAATACTATTATTCAATTAATTTACCTAAGGTCCTAGCTGTTGTCATTGTCGCAGTGTTAATGATGCTAAGGTTAGAGGTTTATTTTTCACAATGGCTTGGACCATTTCCCTTCTGTTCCAAGACATCAAAGTGTACCTTAATCCTCTCCATCTATCTTAGAAATACAAGCCTTTGGTCCCAGGGGAATCCAGTAAAGAAGACTAGATATGTATCATGAATCCATTATTTCTCCAAACCTGAGCTCTGTAGTAGTCTAATCTTGATGATCAAGGGCAACAAAAATTGGTTTAACAGAACTTTCCTTCTAGAGAGTATAAAGGGAATTCCAAGTTAGTAGAATCCATGCTAACAAGGTAAAGGGTAAGAAAGGTGGGACCAGTTTCCCATCAGTTTTCTGGAGTTTTAAAGTCAGTTTAAGCAGGCAGTCTGACAACCTCATTTGTACCTTACCTTCTCTTTTTCCACTTCAGGCTCCCAAAAATGTGATCTCCAGCTCCCAAATGTATacctaataaaaatgaaatgttaaaataagaatatgcagggggccagccccatggcctagtggttaggtttggcacactccacttcagcatcctgggttcggttcccgggcatggacctacaccactcattggcagccatgctgtggccacatacaaaatagaggaagattggcacacatgttggctcagggccaatcttcctcaggaaaaaaataagaatatgcaGGGAGATTTGTGAATTCTGCTCAGTTTTCTGTGTCTGGGCTACTAGCCTCTATTGGTAGaggctttatttatttagcattaaATAACTATGtgttagataaataaataaataatgtataatCAAATAAAGGCATTTTTACTTGCTTGCTTTGCCCCCTTCCCAAATGGATATTCTGCCCTCTTGCCTGAGAGTCATCTCTTTCCCTTGCTTCTCAAGGATGGATGCAAGAGGACCTGACATCAGGGTGCCCTTCTAGGACTTGAGGGTGGTACCTCAGCAAGACTCAAATATATCTCCCAGACCTTTGGCCTCCTAATTTCTCTAGCTTTTAACACCTAAAAATCTATGGTGTTCTAGGGAAGGTCCCATCACTTTTCCTGGCAAGAGAGGAGCACCCCAGTAAAAGTATATATGGATCATTTTACCTTTTTGCAgggtggaaattttttttttaatgtcaaactttttttttttttttggcaggggaagattcaccctaagctaacatctgttgccaatcttcctcttttttttttcttcctttttgcccccgaaagccccagtgcatagttgtgtatagttgtaagttcttctggttcttctctgtgagccgctgccacagcatggcaactgacagatgagtggtgtcgTTCCACACCTGGAAACTagacctgggctgccaaagcagagcgcgccaaACTTTAACGgctaggccattggggctgacTCTGGAAATCTCTTGATTATAGACTGTAGGCATTTTGAGGAGAGGGTGCCCTCTTGCTCACCACTGCACCCCAAGGCCCTTTTGTAGCACCTTCACATACTAGCTGTTTGtttaaattctgaaaatttattctttttatttaagcAATACCTACACATTTCATTGTCCTTTTCCCATTCTTAAAAGTCCCCATCTTCATCCCCATGGATTTAGGTTGGAAAAGAATTTTTCTGGCTGTTTAATTTTAGCACAATTGTTTTTTTGATTTTGGATGCCCAAGAGGGTCAGAGAAATCTTTCAAAGTGGACGGGATTTGTGCTATTACTAGGACTCTCCTTTCTTCTGACTCTTAGCAGGAATTTATGTCTGAGATACCATTCCAGGGGGAATAAAAGGCCTTCCTAGTTTAATGATCTaacattttggggttttttgaagTTTAGATATTGTGTAATTTCATATGTACATTTAAATGCagaataattacaaaaataaatttagataaaattaTGGCAAAGCACACTTTAGAAACCTTATTAAAAGTTTCTTCTGGTGCATTTAATAAAcacttttctctctttactttctAGGTTCATATCTATGCCTTCATTAAGATTAACCAGTCATGTCACTGAGGGAAAACTTTTCTTCTCTCCTACCTTTATAGTACTGATGGTTTCTTGGGTTCAGTGCTGGGAATTTTTGAATAGAAATCAAGATACTCAGCAATACAATAGAAACCATTCTTCCTCCTAACTCATTTACAACCAAGTAGATTAATAAAAGTAAAGGAATCTGGCCAGTGGCAAATATGAATTTGCAGAATGAGTTCAATCCATATTTCTCCCTCCACCTTTAATGGCTTATGAGATCAGATCCTCTTGCATCTCTGTCCTTTGTAATTAATCAACATCGGTTATCTCAAGATGTGTCCCACCTGTATTCAAAAGAACATGGTGGATATGGATTACTGATGTAGAAAAATGGTCAAGATAAAATAGGTAGGTAAAAATGTAAACTGCAAAACAGATGTACCAATGTGATCGCCTTTTGTTACTAATATGTTTGTGTGCACACAAAAAATTTGGGGGTAAATATGCTCCAAATTATGCATGTTCCTCTAGAAGTAAGATATGAGTTCAGATATCCAGGTGCTCCTGATTAGTATAGCCTTCCCTAGCCTCCTAACTCCTTGGCAGGAGTGAAAAGGAGCTCCCAGAGCTCAACTTGCTTCCGTAAAGCCCTCAGGCCTCCCTCACAGGTCTGCCCAGCGCTCGCAGCTTGGCCACTCTTTGCCTTAAGACCATCAGGACTAATCTAATATGCTTTTCATCCCTGTTTACATGAGTCACCACAAGAAGTCCAGGAATTCAGATCAtcactctcctcctcactctATTCTTGTACATCCCCATTTCTAAATCTATGTCCAACCCTCCCAACTCCTGAAATCCTTTCAGCATCCTCTCTTGAACTCATGATCATTCACTGGCAAAATTTCCTATGTCATCAAATTCTTTTCTAAACGTTCCCTTTACCTTCTTGTTCTAACTGCAACCCATCTCTCCCTAAGGATATTATAGTCATGTGAAATGGTGGCTCTCTTCTTTTCCACTCCATTCTCTATCCCGTTGTGTCTGGAGGGGGCAATAAATGTTCTTGCATTTCATTGCTGCTTCCAGACTATTCTTTTTCCTACACTCCTGAAACCAGTCCCAGTCCCATAACTTTGAACTAACGTCATCAGACTCACTACCCGTTAGCCCTCTTGATTGCAGTCATCTGCCACCCCCAGGCCACTTCCcttatttcttgaagattttagCTCCTGGCTCTATGACACTTCCCAGTGCTTCTTTTGCTACAGTTCTTGTGAGTCTTCAGTAGATGAGGCAGCCAAAACACGAGCATCTCAGTACCTTGATCTTTCCTCCAGTGAGCTTGTCCTCTGCCCTTCTTCAGCTACTCATTCTCTGGTCCTATGTTTATgtcagtgattttaaaaatatggttcctggggctggcctggggacatagtggttaagtttggtggcctgggatttgcaggtttggatccttggtgcagacctacacaccactcatcaagccatgctgtggcagtgtcccccatacaaaataggggaagattggtacagatgttagctcagggacgatcttcctcaaccaaaaagaagaagattggcaacaaaagTTAGGTCaaagtcaatcttcctcaccgaaaaaaaaaaaaaagtttgattcCAAACTCACAACATTAGCATCACCCAGGAGCTTTATAGAAATGTAtattctcaggccccagcccGGACCTACTAAATTGAAACTCTAAGGGTGAGGCCCAGCCATCTGTGGTATAAaaagcccttcaggtgattctgatgcttgaTCTTGTTTGAGAACCGCTGCGATAGTTCATTAAAATCACTCCCCTGAGTATACTCCCAGGTTCCTTACCTTGCCCTCATTTCATTGGTACTCACCTAGAAAAACTCCAACTTGAGTTAAAGTGTATTCTCTGTCTACCCTGAGCTTTTATTTGTTCAGGTGACCTTGGCTAGAGAAGATCACACAGCCATACTGAGTGGTCTTGTGTTCAATTGATGACCACTAACCTTCAGCAGGCCTTTAGTACTGTCTGGCAGTCCAGCTGCATTTCCCTAGTCCCTCACTTTCCTATTCTGCAAATGACTCTTTcatgccttctttcttctctgtcttcaaCATCTCTATTCTTGCCCTCAGCTAATGACCTGTTCCCTGTTTtactgagaaaactgaagcagtcGGAGACCTTTAGCTATCCAGCTAGCCATATCAGTATCTGTATACTTTCTGTTACTAGTCAGGGAATGTGTTCCTAGCATTTGGAGGCAACTGAAGCAAGTCACAAAAATGCTTATTACATCTCCTATCTTGCTGCAACCAATGAAGTTAAGGCTAGAGGACTAGACTAGGAGCAAAGAAACCATagatcaccaccaccacccagcctccttcccccaCTCCAGTGTTTCATTATTTAACAGTAAAATGACATTAATAACACAAAACAGGCTATTAATTAAACAACAATGGGAAAACACCAAGTTAAAGCATAAAGGAGAAGGATATCAAAGTTTAAGATTGACTAATCAATTAGTTTATAGTCAATTTCTTAAAGCTTATTTGCAGtgatattttaaacaaagtttaTGATTccaaattattccttttttaacTACTCTGCTAGTTAGAGCCAAGGTGAGAAAAGCTTTTCTTAAagtgagatataactcacatagtataaaattcaccattttaaagtgcataattcagtaggttttagtatattcaacAAGGTTCAGCAGCCATCAGcaccatctaattccagaatgttttcatcactgCCCAGAAACCTGTATTCATTAGcactcactccccat from Equus caballus isolate H_3958 breed thoroughbred chromosome 16, TB-T2T, whole genome shotgun sequence harbors:
- the PPP2R3A gene encoding serine/threonine-protein phosphatase 2A regulatory subunit B'' subunit alpha isoform X2, translating into MAATYRLVVSTVNHYSSVVIDRRFEQAIHYCTGTCHTFTHGVDCIVVHHSVCADLLHIPLSQFKDVDLDSMFLPHENGFSPAEGDYPHQALTGIPRVKKGSAFQNTCNLKDIAGEAISFASGKIKEFSLEKLKNSNHAAYKKGRKVKSDSFNRRSVDFDLLCGHYNSDGNSPSFGLLRSSSVEEKSLSRRNSLDTNLTSMMLHNFSEEDLVTQILEKHKIDNFSSGTDIKMCLDILLKCSEDLKKCTDIIKQCIKKKSGSGINEGNGNSAVSSSETVYMNVMTRLASYLKKLPFELMQSGNNETIDLTELVSSMPSLQLTPFSPIFGTEQPPKYEDVVQLSAPDSAQFQTIELQDDKCSSRKTDTVKSIPNKSTDSLYNLEINDPRTLKDVQLQSQSLTVNALENVPSGDLMETLYIEEESDGKKALDKGQRTDNGPSQELLKVKEDRAEFSDHGSHLKKCPASMQNEISKIFEIPVNLPEEDLKSKVPKVDEGDHRDFMNPNSQEEIDKLLMDLESFSQKMETSLREPLAKGKSSNSLNSHSQLTAQLPVDLEPKVSAPMEKVSPSCLTRIIETNGHKIEEEDRALLLRILESIEDFAQELVECKTGRGSLSQEKEMMQILQETLTTSSQANLSVCRSSVGDKAKDTASVVLIQQTPEVIKIQNKTEKKPGTPLPPPATLPSSPRPLSPVPHVNNVVNAPLSINIPRFYFPEGLPDACSNHEQTLSRIETAFMDIEDQKADIYEMGKIAKVCGCPLYWKAPMFRAAGGERTGFVSAQSFIAMWRKLLNNHHDDASKFICLLAKPSCSCLEQEDFIPLLQDVVDTHPGLTFLKDAPEFHSRYITTVIQRIFYTVNRSWSGKITSTEIRKSNFLQTLALLEEEEDINQITDYFSYEHFYVIYCKFWELDSDHDLYISQADLSRYNDQASSNRIIERIFSGAVTRGKTVQKEGRMSYADFVWFLISEEDKRNPTSIEYWFRCMDVDGDGVLSMYELEYFYEEQCERMEAMGIEPLPFHDLLCQMLDLVKPASDGKITLRDLKRCRMAHIFYDTFFNLEKYLDHEQRDPFAVQKDVENDGPEPSDWDRFAAEEYETLVAEESAQAQFQEG